The Brachionichthys hirsutus isolate HB-005 chromosome 17, CSIRO-AGI_Bhir_v1, whole genome shotgun sequence genome segment GTAAAAGAAGAATCCACGGCGTTGACAAGCGGCACAAGGAATACGTCCTGGCGAAGAAGACGCAGTTCCCTCAGGATGCCTGCTCCTGACCTGAAGGGCGTGTTTCTTATGGACCTAACAGGTTTTAGGATTGGCTGATCGGTGGGAAAACAGCTCACCACTGAATGCTGCTGGTGAGCCGTTGTTGCTCATCCTTGCTTCATCCTCCTGGCCCACGCGCCACGTGACCCCTGCAGGCAGGGAACCCTCCTCCTGAACGTCACAGAGATGCTGCATGTATGGCTGCTCAAGTTACTGAAATATTAGTACAGCAAAACGACAGAGGAGGGGGAAACAGAAGCACAGCAAATAACTGTCCACTgggcagatgatgatgatgatgtcgaTTCTAAAAATAGCATTTTCAAAATCAGAGTTCAACATTTCAGGAGAGCTGGTAAATGATCTCCTAACACCTTCACAAATTTTGTCTTCCTGACAAGTTGACTTTAAGAAGTGATGAAATGCCCTCTGACCCCAGAGGGTTAAATCATCGCGTGTGACGCACGTCATCGTGCGTCATCGCTTTAGCTTACCCCTCTTGCGGCCCGTTTCACCCTGGGCATCGCGGGCACGAGCCCGTGAGTGCGCACTAATAAAAAGCGCCGACCGCTCGCAAGGCATTGATGTGTCGCCGCGCATGCGCGCTATGACGCACCGGGTCAGGCGCTCAGAAGTGAAAAATAACGTCCATTTTTTATCCTGCTGGCTTTCACGTCgtcagaaaaacaggaaatacgTAATTTCAGTCACGCGACAATTGGTGGAAGTCCGTGGGTTCAAAGGGAAGGAACTTATCCTTCATGATGACTACTGAGGATGACGATGCGCGCCCGTCTGATGAAGACTCCTCACACTTACAGCATATTAGAGCAGGAAGGATTTACTGCGACTCGTTTAAAGAAATTCATTTACACAAAATGTCAAAGAacagggaaaataaatgaaataaaagagtaAGAAAACACTTTCTCCTCAGTAAAGCGGTTTAAACAACAGAAATGTTCCACCAAACGTACAAACGCGAGCCTCGTCTTTGCGCATGCGCCATTTCCATGTTGGGGAAGTGAATTATCTTGACGCCGGAACACTCTCTGATAGCGGCGTCGCTCATTGGCTGACGTCACGTCGTTTCCTCCTTGTTGAGACGCTCGGACTCCGAAGCCGTGGGACATGCGTGTCGCGGATCACGCGCGGCCCTCGTCCGGCCGCGGCTCCGTCCCGGTTTCCGCTCATTAGCGTCGCCATCACGTCCGGCCGCGATGTGTAAGGGAGGAGACGAGGCGCAGGACGACTGCGGCTCCCGGGAGGAGTGGACGCTTCTTTTCTGGACCTCGTTGGCCGTCATCGTCCCGGTCGTCATCACGCTGTGGTGCAGCGCGCAGCGCTCCAAGCGCAAAACGCACATGAAGGATTTCTTCCGCAAGAGCACGCACGGCTGGCGCTGCACGGACCTGTTCAGCAAGCCCACCTACTGCTGCGTGTGCGCGCAGCACATCCTGCAAGGCGCGTTCTGCGACTGCTGCGGCGTGTGCGCCGACGAGCGGTGCCTGCGCCGGGCCGACCGGAGCCTGCCGTGCAAGGAGATCATGGCCCCGTCCAACCTCGACGGAGCCGCGGCGCATCGCTGGCTCCGCGGGAACGTCCCCCTCGCCAGCTACTGCGCGGTGTGCACGCAGCAGTGCGGAACCCAGCCCAAGCTGTGCGACTTCAGGTAGGGCGCGCCGGGGGCAGCTGGTCTGTGCGTAAAAGACGCAGTTTTGCTGCTCGCAAAGATCGCAAACGTTGTTGTTTATTCACGCGCACTGACGCACCTGTAAACAATTAAAGTGCATAATttcaacaaataataataataaaaagacgCAGGTTCGGTTAAAGCATCCGAGGTTTACCCCTCATAACGCGCTATGACGTCATTCCAGTTTAATTGTGCTGCTGTTCAGGTATAACCTCACACGCCCCGCTcttcaggtgtgtgtggtgtcagACCACGGTGCACGACGACTGCATGGGCGCGCAGGAGGATGCGGGTCGCTGCGACCTGGGCGAGTTCCGCGACCTCATCATCCCGCCTCACTACCTCCACCTCGTCAACAAGCTCCGGCGCGGACACGGCGAGGAGTACAGCAAGGTGCCGAACACGGGGCCGTGGCGAGCGGCTGTGGGCTCACGGTGAAATGTCAGCGCAGCTTGttgagagctgtgtgtgtgtgtgtgtgtgtgtgtgcgtgcctgcgtGCATGCGTGCTGCTTCTGCAGCTGGCGGCTTCCTGCGGCTCCAGCTGGACTCCGGTTCTGGTGCTGGCTAACACGCGGAGCGGTAACAACATGGGGGAGGCTCTCCTGGGAGAGTTCCGCACCCTTCTGAATCCTGTGCAGGTCAGCCTGGACCGGACCGGGCCTTTTCTCCGGGCCTCTTTCGCTCTTTCGGCAACTCGGGCCCGTCTCGTTTCCCCTCCAGGTGTTTGACCTTTCCGAGTTGACTCCCTCCAAAGCCCTCCAGCTGTGCACCCTGTTGCCCCCCGGCAGCGTCCGGGTGCTGGTGTGTGGGGGTGACGGCACCGTGGGCTGGGTGCTGGACGCCATCGACGCCATGAAGCTGAAGGTGAAACTCTTTGTCCTTGTTCGTGTGAAGCCCGTAACCGTCCCGCCGCTCTGATATCAGGGCCAGGACCAGTTCGTCCCACGGGTGACCGTCGTGCCCCTCGGCACAGGGAACGACCTTTCCAACACGCTAGGCTGGGGTGCAGGGTACGCCGGAGAGATCCCCGTGGAACAGGTTCTCCGTAACATCCTGGATGCAGAGGTCGTCAAGAtggacaggtggggggggggtgcgttgTGTCCGCGTGTGGGACGCTGAGTAATAAAACGATCACAACATTTCCTCTCCTGGTCTGCGCTCCCATCAGGTGGAAGGTCCAGGTGGCGTCCAGGGGCATCTCCTTCCGCAAGCCAAAGGTGAGTCGGGTGTGCTGTCAGCCAGGCcgtgtgggggcggggctttggGCTCGCCCTAACCCGCCCGTCCATTTCAGGTTCTGTCCATGAACAACTATTTCTCTGTCGGGCCCGATGCTCTGATGGCGCTTAACTTCCACGCACACCGCGAGAAGACGCCGTCCTTCTTCTCCAGCCGCATTATCAACAAGGTGAGAGACGAGcgtctgcttgtttgtttgtttgtgtctcacttcctgtttgtgtctaACTTCCTCTTTGCGTTCTTTTTCAGGCCGTTTACTTTCTGTACGGAACCAAAGATTGTTTAGTGCAGGAGTGTAAGGATCTGGATAAGAGGATCGAGGTACGGGACCCTCTggtggacttcctgtttgcttgtttgtttacgCTGCTCATGTGGTGTTGATCATGTGAGCAAGTTTTTATAGAAGCAGCTAAAGATCAAAGAATCTTTTCacccaccgtgtgtgtgtgcgtgtgtgtgtgtgtgtgtgtgtgtgtgtgtgcgtgcgtcctgCCCCAGCTGGATTTGGATGGGGAGCGGGTGACCCTGCCCAGCCTGGAGGGCATCATCGTTTGTAACATCGGCTACTGGGGTGGAGGCTGCAGACTCTGGGAGGGTATGGGGGATGAACCCTGCCCCCCCACGCGGTGAGGGCGTGGCTCCTGATTTTGGGTTTGTGACCTTCCCATCAGAGAGCAGCAGCGTTGACGCCCGGTTTGATTTCTTACCTGCAGGCTGGACGACGGCCTGCTGGAGGTGGTGGGTGTGTTCGGCTCCTTCCACTGCGCTCAGATCCAGGTCAAGCTGGCCAATCCCATCCGACTGGGACAGGCCCACACCGTCAGGGTGAGAGCGGCGTAGGAGTTTAAGAACGCAGGACGTTAGCTGACTAGCAGCTTCACCAAACAGAGCGTCCACAAGGACGCCAAACTCACCCCTCATCCCAAACGTAAACGTTTAACCTTCCTGCTTTTTGGGGATTTGAACATCTGGCACATTGAGGAGATGAGTTCAGGTG includes the following:
- the dgke gene encoding diacylglycerol kinase epsilon, whose protein sequence is MCKGGDEAQDDCGSREEWTLLFWTSLAVIVPVVITLWCSAQRSKRKTHMKDFFRKSTHGWRCTDLFSKPTYCCVCAQHILQGAFCDCCGVCADERCLRRADRSLPCKEIMAPSNLDGAAAHRWLRGNVPLASYCAVCTQQCGTQPKLCDFRCVWCQTTVHDDCMGAQEDAGRCDLGEFRDLIIPPHYLHLVNKLRRGHGEEYSKLAASCGSSWTPVLVLANTRSGNNMGEALLGEFRTLLNPVQVFDLSELTPSKALQLCTLLPPGSVRVLVCGGDGTVGWVLDAIDAMKLKGQDQFVPRVTVVPLGTGNDLSNTLGWGAGYAGEIPVEQVLRNILDAEVVKMDRWKVQVASRGISFRKPKVLSMNNYFSVGPDALMALNFHAHREKTPSFFSSRIINKAVYFLYGTKDCLVQECKDLDKRIELDLDGERVTLPSLEGIIVCNIGYWGGGCRLWEGMGDEPCPPTRLDDGLLEVVGVFGSFHCAQIQVKLANPIRLGQAHTVRLVLRSSTMPMQVDGEPWAQGPCTVTITHKTQTLMLYHSAEQTDDDDESSASETESPTPHNSPKPPGPASARA